From Methylovorus glucosotrophus:
CATGCGGTTACCATACGTCGTGTCTATCTGCACACGCTCTCGCACCAGCCAATAGCGCAAGCCTATCTGGTAAAAAGGATGCTCACGGTCATCCCCAAATACTTCCGCGATAGCCTGCAATCGTTCGTTCAACCGCGTTTCTGACCCCAGCCCCCAGGTCAGCTTGTTCTGGTGCTCGGCTTTTTCATGCAGCCAACCCAGATTCACATGCAGTATCAGCGCATCATTTGCCAGTGAGAAACTGGCAGGCATATACGCATAGGCATCGCCCAGCATGCTGGATTTCTCATCCACGCTGGGATGGCGCGCATGCCCCACTACCAGGCCGATGCCGTAATTGTTGGTTGTGAGCGGGCGGAACAGGGTTTTGGCCTGCAGAATGACGTCGGTGGTATTCGAGTCGCCATCTTCGCGGGTCAGGGCGCCGCCGTAGGTCAGCTCCAGATTTTCGCCGACATTGCAGCCTGGCAGCGCCCAGTATTCATCACTGTTGGCATTATGTTTGGTCCAGGTTTCCAGCTGGCAGCTGCGCGGGTCCACCACCCGTGCATCGTCGGTGATCATAGGGCGCGCAGCATGGGCGGCGAGCGGTAATACCAGCAGCAGCGCTGGCAAAGTGCGGAGTCGTTTCATGACGGGATTCCCTGATAAGCGGCTGCATTATAAACAGGCAATATGACGTCTGCGTTGCAATTCACATAAGCGTCATAAATCCTCTGTATCTTGCCAACAAAGCGTTATATGCGTGTTGCGAGAGGCAGATGTGAAGATTTTATTTATTTCCGATGTGTATTTTCCCCGTATCAATGGGGTGTCGACGTCCATCCGGACTTTTGTCGGGCAGTTGCAGGAACTGGGCCATGAGGTGCATCTGATCGCCCCGGATTATGGCGTGCAAACGGAAGATGAGCATTGGATACGCCGTATCCCCGCGCGTACCATTTATTTTGATCCGGAAGACCGTCTGATGAAATATGGCGCTGCGCTGGACAAGCTGATGGAACTGCGCGCCGAGAATTACGACCTCATCCATATCCACACGCCATTTGTGGCCCACTACCTGGGGCTGAAGCTGGGGCGTTTGCTGGATGTGCCTTGCGTGGAAACCTACCACACCTTTTTTGAAGATTATCTGCATCACTATCTGCCATGGATACCCAAGGCCATGGCAAAAGGGCTGGCGCGCATGGTGTCGCGACAGCAGTGCAATGCGGTGCAGGCCATTGTGGCGCCTTCGCGGCCCATGCTGGATGTACTGCGCCAATATGGCATCAATAGCACGGCCGAGGTGATACCCACCGGTTTGCAACCCCATAGTTTTGCGGATGCCGATGGCGCAGCCTTTCGCAATAAATATGGCATCGCCCAGGGCCGTCCGGTCGCGCTGTTTGTGGGGCGTGTGGCCTTTGAGAAAAATATTGCCTTTCTGGTCCGCATGCTCACGCATCTGCGTCAGCAACAGCCCGATGCCTTGCTGGTGATTGCCGGAGAAGGCCCGGCAGAGGATAGCTTGCATGCCATGAGCAAACAGCTGGGCCTGCAGGACAATATCCAGTTCATCGGCTATCTGGATCGCGAGAAAGAACTCAATGCGTGTTATCGGGCGGCGGATGTCTTTGTGTTTTCATCCAAAACCGAAACCCAGGGCCTGGTGCTGCTGGAAGCCATGGCACAAGGCACGCCGGTGGTCGCATTGGCGGAGCTGGGTACCAAATCCATCCTGATCGAAGGCGAGGGCGCCTTGATTGCGCCGGAAGATGAACAGGTGTTTGCCGAGAAAGTACGCTGCCTGTTCAGTGACGAGGTCAAGCGCAAGCGCCTCGGCGAGTCCGCCCGGCAATATGCGGCCAAACGCTGGACATCGCGCACCCAGGCCGAACGCATGCTCCAGTTTTACGAGCAGCTGATTTCGGCCTGAGACTGGAAGCTTGCCTATAACGGCTGGGGCGGCGCTGATGACCCTCATGCAAAAATAGATTGATCGCCAACCCTTAAGCTTGCTCTAATCAGGGTGAGGATTACACAGGGGTTAGGCTATGCATGTTGTTGTCATTGGCGGTGGCGTCATCGGTGTAACGACAGCCTATTATCTGGCGCAGGCCGGGCATCAGGTCACGCTGCTTGAGCGTGAAGCGGGCCCCGCCTTGCAAACCAGTTTTGCCAATGCGGGTCAGGTTTCGCCTGGCTACGCTTCGCCGTGGGCGGCTCCCGGCGTTCCACTCAAAGCCTTGAAGTGGATGTTTATGCGGCATGCTCCCCTTGCACTTAAACCTGATGGCTCACTGGCGCAGATCCAATGGCTGTGGCAACTCTGGCGCAACTGCGATGCCCGCCATTACCAGCAGAACAAAGAGCGCATGGTGCGGCTGGCGGAATATAGCCGCGATTGCCTCGATGCCTTGCGCCGCGATACCGGGATTGAATATGAAGGCCGCCAGCTCGGCACCTTGCAGGTGTTTCGTACCCAGCAGCAGCTGGATGCCGCTGGCCGCGATATCGCCGTGCTGCATGAGGCTGGCGTGCCATTCCAGCTCTTATCCAATGCCGAACTTGCCAGTGTTGAACCTGCGCTGCAACATGCCAGCCGCTTAACCGGCGGCTTGCGCTTGCCGCACGATGAAACCGGCGATTGTTACCTGTTTACCACCCGCCTTGCCGCCATGGCAGAGTCGCTGGGGGTGAAGTTTGAATACGGCTCCACAGTCCGCGCCATTGAGGTAGAAGGTGGGCGCTTTGCCAGCGTGCATACCCATCGGGGGCGGATCAGCTCGGATGCCTGCGTGCTCGCTGCCGGTGTTTACAGTGCAGATCTGCTGAAGGGCATCGCCAGGATTCCGGTATATCCGGTGAAAGGGTATTCGCTGACACTGCCCATTCTGGATGCCAGCCTTGCCCCGCAGTCCACCATTCTGGACGAAACCTACAAGATTGCACTGACGCGCTTTGACCAGCGCATACGCGTCGGTGGCACGGCAGAAGTGGTCGGTTACGATACACGCTTGCGCGCACGCCGCCGCGCCACGCTGGAAATGGTGGTGCAGGATTTATTCCCCGGCGCGGGCGATACCGCCCAGGCGAGCTTCTGGGCCGGTTTGCGCCCCATGACGCCGGACGGCACGCCACTAGTGGGTGCAACGCATATCCCCAACCTCTTTCTCAATACCGGCCATGGCACTTTGGGCTGGACCATGGCTTGCGGTTCAGCAAAGTTGCTGACGCACCTCGTTTCCGGGCAGGCGACGGATATACGCCATGACGACCTGTCGCTAATGCGCTACCAGCAGCCCTGAGCCTGTGAGCGCCCATGAAAAAGCCCGGGATTACCCCGGGCTTTTTCACTGCAAGAGTGGCCTGTTTGGCAGGCCACCAGGTGATGGCATTAACCGAACTTGCCGGTAATGTAGTCTTCTGTTTCCTTGCGGGTAGGGCGGGTGAAGATCATGTCGGTATCGCCGTACTCGATCAACTCACCCAGGTACATATAAGCGGTGTAGTCAGACACACGGGCGGCTTGCTGCATGTTGTGTGTTACCACCAGAATCGTCAGCTTGTTGCGCAGCTCGGACATCAGTTCTTCAATGTTGGCCGTCGCAATCGGGTCAAGCGCCGATGTTGGCTCGTCAAACAGCATGATTTCAGGATCAGTTGCCAGGGCGCGAGCAATGCACAGACGCTGTTGCTGACCACCAGACAGGTTGAATGCCAGATCGTGCAGGCGGTTCTTCACTTCGTCCCACAGGGCGGCACCTTTCAGTGCTTCTTCTACCTTGTCATCCACCACGCGCTTGTTGTTTTCACCGCGTACACGCAGGCCGTAAGCCACGTTTTCGTAGATGGACTTGGGGAAGGGGTTAGGCTTCTGGAACACCATGCTGATGCGCATGCGCACTTCAATCGGGTCTACGCCATTGGCCAGTACATTGGTGTTGTCCGGATGCATGATGATCTGGCCGTCATAACGGTTGCCAGGGTAAAGATCATGCATGCGGTTGAAGCAGCGCAGGAATGTCGATTTGCCACAGCCGGATGGGCCGATCAGGGCCGTGATCTTCTTCTCATACAGCGGCATGGTGATGCCCTTGAGCGCCTTGTGACCACCGTTGTAGTAGAAATTCAGATCGCGCGATTCAGCTTTAATCGGAGTTGAGGTTGTCACCATTTGATTAGTTTCCTGATTCTTAAATTAGTCTGTTCAGCCAGTAAGCGGGGAATGTCCCGATTACCACTTGATATTCTTGCGGATGCGGTAACGCAGCCAGATTGCAGTGCCATTCATCAGCAGGGTAACCACGATGATGAGCGCGCCGGTGGCCGCTGCATTCATGTGGAATGCATGGTCAGGGCGGGACAGCCAGTTGAACATCTGGATCGGCATCACGGTAAAGCCCGAGCTCAGCCACTCAAAATTGAGGAAGGGCGGCGTATCCGTAATCGGTGATGGGGGCAGGAAGGCAATAAACGTCAGTGCACCAATCGTAATCAGAGGCGCTGTTTCACCCAGTGCGCGTGCCATGCCGATAATCACGCCGGTCAGGATGCCGCCGAAGGAGTAGTGCAGCACATGATGCAGCACAACTTGCCATTTGGTGGCGCCTACGGCGTAGGCAGCTTCGCGAATCGCAACAGGAATGCCACGCACGGCCTCACGGGTTGCCACAATCACGACTGGCAGGATCAGCAGACCCAATGTCAGGCCAGCGGTCAGTATGCTTTGCCCCAGGTCGAGGATGTAAACAAACAGACCCAGTGCCAGCAAGCCATACACAATCGAAGGCACACCGGCCAGGTTGGTCACGTTGATTTCGATCAGGTCAGAGAACCAGTTCTTGGGTGCATATTCTTCCAGATAGAGACCTGCTGCCACACCCATCGGCACGGCGGAAAGAAAGGT
This genomic window contains:
- a CDS encoding glycosyltransferase → MKILFISDVYFPRINGVSTSIRTFVGQLQELGHEVHLIAPDYGVQTEDEHWIRRIPARTIYFDPEDRLMKYGAALDKLMELRAENYDLIHIHTPFVAHYLGLKLGRLLDVPCVETYHTFFEDYLHHYLPWIPKAMAKGLARMVSRQQCNAVQAIVAPSRPMLDVLRQYGINSTAEVIPTGLQPHSFADADGAAFRNKYGIAQGRPVALFVGRVAFEKNIAFLVRMLTHLRQQQPDALLVIAGEGPAEDSLHAMSKQLGLQDNIQFIGYLDREKELNACYRAADVFVFSSKTETQGLVLLEAMAQGTPVVALAELGTKSILIEGEGALIAPEDEQVFAEKVRCLFSDEVKRKRLGESARQYAAKRWTSRTQAERMLQFYEQLISA
- a CDS encoding D-amino acid dehydrogenase, with the protein product MHVVVIGGGVIGVTTAYYLAQAGHQVTLLEREAGPALQTSFANAGQVSPGYASPWAAPGVPLKALKWMFMRHAPLALKPDGSLAQIQWLWQLWRNCDARHYQQNKERMVRLAEYSRDCLDALRRDTGIEYEGRQLGTLQVFRTQQQLDAAGRDIAVLHEAGVPFQLLSNAELASVEPALQHASRLTGGLRLPHDETGDCYLFTTRLAAMAESLGVKFEYGSTVRAIEVEGGRFASVHTHRGRISSDACVLAAGVYSADLLKGIARIPVYPVKGYSLTLPILDASLAPQSTILDETYKIALTRFDQRIRVGGTAEVVGYDTRLRARRRATLEMVVQDLFPGAGDTAQASFWAGLRPMTPDGTPLVGATHIPNLFLNTGHGTLGWTMACGSAKLLTHLVSGQATDIRHDDLSLMRYQQP
- the pstB gene encoding phosphate ABC transporter ATP-binding protein PstB, whose protein sequence is MVTTSTPIKAESRDLNFYYNGGHKALKGITMPLYEKKITALIGPSGCGKSTFLRCFNRMHDLYPGNRYDGQIIMHPDNTNVLANGVDPIEVRMRISMVFQKPNPFPKSIYENVAYGLRVRGENNKRVVDDKVEEALKGAALWDEVKNRLHDLAFNLSGGQQQRLCIARALATDPEIMLFDEPTSALDPIATANIEELMSELRNKLTILVVTHNMQQAARVSDYTAYMYLGELIEYGDTDMIFTRPTRKETEDYITGKFG
- the pstA gene encoding phosphate ABC transporter permease PstA; translation: MSNQASVLDNLEEVRAMIRRHKFNDYVFSIIGLIALMIGLLTLLTLFVDLVMDGYPRFTFEFLSEYPSRRAAHAGLLSAWIGSLLVMIVTFLSAVPMGVAAGLYLEEYAPKNWFSDLIEINVTNLAGVPSIVYGLLALGLFVYILDLGQSILTAGLTLGLLILPVVIVATREAVRGIPVAIREAAYAVGATKWQVVLHHVLHYSFGGILTGVIIGMARALGETAPLITIGALTFIAFLPPSPITDTPPFLNFEWLSSGFTVMPIQMFNWLSRPDHAFHMNAAATGALIIVVTLLMNGTAIWLRYRIRKNIKW